In one Streptomyces sp. NBC_01241 genomic region, the following are encoded:
- a CDS encoding transglycosylase SLT domain-containing protein, which produces MQITSMPKKFARMTRTKKASLGMLAAGAAIVAGTVAGAPGASAATPAKATGGNVDVWIKQALEVMRAKGIPGSYEGIHRNLMRESAGNPNAINNWDSNAAKGIPSKGLLQVIDPTFNAYHVSGTSKNIYDPVANITAASNYAAHRYGSIDNVNSAY; this is translated from the coding sequence ATGCAGATCACCTCGATGCCCAAGAAGTTCGCCCGTATGACCCGCACCAAGAAGGCTTCGCTGGGCATGCTCGCAGCCGGTGCGGCGATCGTGGCCGGTACCGTCGCCGGCGCCCCGGGCGCCTCGGCCGCCACCCCGGCCAAGGCCACCGGCGGCAACGTGGACGTCTGGATCAAGCAGGCGCTGGAGGTCATGCGTGCGAAGGGCATCCCGGGCTCGTACGAAGGTATCCATCGCAACTTGATGCGTGAGTCCGCGGGCAACCCGAACGCCATCAACAACTGGGACTCCAACGCCGCCAAGGGCATCCCGTCCAAGGGGCTGCTCCAGGTCATCGACCCCACCTTCAACGCGTACCACGTCAGCGGCACCTCCAAGAACATCTACGACCCCGTCGCCAACATCACCGCTGCCTCCAACTACGCCGCGCACCGCTACGGTTCCATCGACAACGTCAACTCCGCCTACTGA
- a CDS encoding CoA-acylating methylmalonate-semialdehyde dehydrogenase yields MKTVNHWIGGKTVEGASGNYGPVTDPATGAVTTQVALASLEEVDAAVAAAKDAYATWGTSSLATRTAILFRYRALLDAHRDEIAALITAEHGKVHSDALGEVARGLEIVELACGITTQLKGELSTQVSSRVDVSSIRQSLGVVAGITPFNFPAMVPMWMFPLAIACGNTFVLKPSEKDPSAANLLAELASEAGLPDGVLNVLHGDKVAVDGLLNHPDVAAVSFVGSTPIARYIHATASANGKRVQALGGAKNHMLVLPDADLDAAADAAVSAAYGSAGERCMAISAVVAVGSIADELVAKIKERAEKIKIGPGNDPTSEMGPLITAAHRDKVATYVTGAAAQGADVVLDGTGYTVDGFESGHWIGLSLLDNVSTDSDAYKDEIFGPVLCVLRAETYEEGVALMNASPFGNGTAIFTRDGGAARRFQLEIEAGMVGVNVPIPVPVGYHSFGGWKDSLFGDHHIYGNDGVHFYTRGKVVTTRWPDPADAPTGVDLGFPRNH; encoded by the coding sequence ATGAAGACCGTCAACCACTGGATCGGTGGCAAGACCGTCGAGGGCGCGTCGGGCAACTACGGCCCGGTCACCGACCCGGCCACCGGCGCCGTCACCACCCAGGTCGCGCTCGCCTCCCTCGAAGAGGTCGACGCCGCGGTGGCCGCCGCCAAGGACGCCTACGCCACCTGGGGCACGTCCTCGCTGGCCACCCGTACCGCGATCCTCTTCCGCTACCGTGCGCTGCTCGACGCCCACCGCGACGAGATCGCCGCGCTGATCACCGCCGAGCACGGCAAGGTGCACTCGGACGCGCTGGGCGAGGTCGCCCGCGGTCTGGAGATCGTCGAGCTGGCGTGCGGCATCACGACCCAGCTGAAGGGCGAGCTGTCCACCCAGGTCTCCAGCCGGGTCGACGTCTCCTCGATCCGCCAGTCGCTCGGTGTCGTCGCCGGGATCACCCCGTTCAACTTCCCGGCCATGGTCCCGATGTGGATGTTCCCGCTGGCCATCGCCTGCGGAAACACCTTTGTGCTCAAGCCCAGCGAGAAGGACCCGTCGGCCGCCAACCTGCTGGCCGAGCTGGCCTCCGAGGCGGGTCTGCCGGACGGCGTGCTGAACGTTCTGCACGGCGACAAGGTCGCCGTCGACGGGCTGCTGAACCACCCCGACGTGGCCGCGGTCTCCTTCGTGGGCTCCACCCCGATCGCCCGGTACATCCACGCCACCGCCTCCGCCAACGGCAAGCGCGTCCAGGCGCTCGGCGGCGCGAAGAACCACATGCTGGTGCTGCCGGACGCGGACCTCGACGCCGCGGCCGACGCCGCCGTCTCCGCCGCGTACGGCTCCGCCGGTGAGCGCTGCATGGCGATCTCCGCGGTCGTCGCGGTCGGCTCCATCGCGGACGAGCTCGTCGCGAAGATCAAGGAGCGCGCCGAGAAGATCAAGATCGGCCCCGGCAACGACCCCACGTCCGAGATGGGCCCGCTGATCACCGCCGCCCACCGCGACAAGGTCGCCACCTACGTCACGGGCGCGGCCGCCCAGGGCGCCGACGTCGTCCTCGACGGCACCGGCTACACGGTCGACGGCTTCGAGAGCGGCCATTGGATCGGCCTCTCCCTCCTCGACAACGTGTCCACCGACTCGGACGCGTACAAGGACGAGATCTTCGGCCCGGTCCTGTGTGTCCTGCGCGCCGAGACGTACGAGGAGGGCGTCGCCCTCATGAACGCCTCGCCGTTCGGCAACGGCACCGCGATCTTCACCCGTGACGGCGGCGCCGCCCGCCGCTTCCAGCTGGAGATCGAGGCCGGCATGGTCGGCGTCAACGTGCCGATCCCGGTGCCGGTCGGCTACCACTCCTTCGGTGGCTGGAAGGACTCGCTCTTCGGCGACCACCACATCTACGGCAACGACGGCGTGCACTTCTACACCCGCGGCAAGGTCGTCACCACCCGCTGGCCGGACCCGGCCGACGCCCCGACGGGCGTGGACCTGGGCTTCCCCCGCAACCACTGA
- a CDS encoding replication initiator has protein sequence MLNRTARLRQLSEVDQDLIRLVQNPRFVRWLEQVNATGGCAHPIHLAGSTTTRDATSGEVLHQYDTNDEPGERLLIRCRNRRATVCAPCSRLHAGDTFHLVRAGLVGGKSVPTDVRERPRLFVTLTAPSFGAVHRATADRELCRPRRNAERCEHGRTPGCPATHDATDPAVGQPLCPGCYDYPTHILWHGHAGRLWKAFNDNLYNHLATRTGHARSELRRAVRISYAKVAEYQRRAAVHVHTVVRLDGAGGPDDPPPPWATADVLAAVVPTAAAAVHLRTPYSRALGERELRWGAQLDARPLRAFGSGHDGLTDDAVAAYVAKYVTKGAADTSAGLDYRVTHPDDITAARLSPHVRALMRTCWQLGGVPELEPLRLRAWAHTLGYRGHILTKSRVYSTTYTALRADRAEHERTASDATDEPGTITDARWRYVGSGHSPGATLIAAGIAEDQAQNREIARAEIGRSRAVR, from the coding sequence GTGCTCAACCGTACGGCGCGTCTGCGTCAGCTCTCCGAAGTCGACCAAGACCTGATCCGTCTCGTCCAGAATCCCCGCTTCGTCCGATGGCTGGAGCAGGTAAACGCCACCGGCGGCTGCGCGCACCCGATCCACCTCGCTGGCTCCACCACCACGCGCGACGCCACCAGCGGCGAAGTCCTGCACCAGTACGACACCAACGACGAACCCGGCGAACGCCTGCTCATCCGCTGCCGCAACCGCCGAGCCACCGTCTGCGCACCCTGCTCCCGCCTTCACGCGGGCGACACTTTCCATCTCGTCCGCGCCGGACTCGTCGGCGGGAAGTCCGTACCGACCGACGTGCGGGAGCGGCCCCGGCTGTTCGTCACCCTCACAGCGCCCTCATTCGGCGCCGTCCACCGCGCTACCGCCGACCGCGAACTATGCCGACCGCGACGCAACGCCGAACGGTGCGAACACGGCCGAACCCCCGGCTGTCCGGCCACCCACGACGCAACCGACCCCGCCGTCGGACAACCGCTCTGCCCCGGCTGCTACGACTACCCGACCCACATCCTGTGGCACGGGCACGCCGGACGGCTGTGGAAGGCGTTCAACGACAACCTCTACAACCACCTCGCCACCCGCACCGGGCACGCCCGCAGCGAACTGCGCCGGGCGGTACGCATCTCGTATGCCAAAGTCGCCGAGTACCAACGGCGCGCGGCCGTCCACGTGCACACGGTCGTCCGTCTCGACGGCGCGGGTGGCCCGGACGATCCGCCTCCGCCCTGGGCAACAGCCGACGTCCTAGCGGCTGTCGTCCCTACCGCCGCAGCAGCCGTGCACCTGCGCACCCCGTACAGCAGAGCACTGGGGGAACGAGAACTGCGCTGGGGTGCCCAACTCGACGCCCGGCCGCTCCGCGCCTTCGGAAGTGGTCACGACGGCCTGACCGACGACGCAGTTGCCGCGTACGTCGCCAAGTACGTCACCAAAGGCGCGGCCGACACCTCCGCCGGCCTCGACTACCGCGTCACGCACCCGGACGACATCACCGCGGCCCGGCTCTCGCCTCACGTACGCGCTCTCATGCGCACTTGCTGGCAACTCGGCGGCGTCCCGGAACTCGAACCCCTCCGGCTGCGCGCCTGGGCCCACACCCTCGGGTACCGGGGCCACATCCTCACCAAATCACGCGTCTACTCGACCACGTACACAGCCTTGCGCGCCGACCGAGCCGAACACGAACGAACCGCGTCCGACGCCACCGACGAACCCGGCACGATCACAGATGCCCGCTGGCGGTACGTCGGCTCCGGCCACTCCCCCGGCGCCACCCTCATCGCAGCAGGCATCGCCGAGGATCAAGCCCAGAACCGCGAGATCGCCCGCGCGGAGATCGGTCGGTCAAGGGCGGTCCGATGA
- a CDS encoding flavoprotein has product MSSRGVLAVVGAAADGVETLRTGLVEPAMALGWQVAVTLTPNAGRWLRANGEVDRLETLTGLPVRDTPRLPTEPRPHPVADCYVVAPASANYVAKLATGIADSQALTQVGEALGTIGVPVVVFPRINAAHARHPAWERHIETLGKAGVELIYGADIWPLDEPRRGPADQELPWTAILTSVHRVMGN; this is encoded by the coding sequence ATGAGCAGTCGCGGAGTGCTGGCGGTCGTGGGTGCGGCAGCTGATGGAGTCGAGACGCTGCGCACCGGACTGGTGGAGCCAGCCATGGCCCTTGGCTGGCAGGTAGCCGTGACCCTGACGCCCAATGCCGGCCGATGGCTGAGGGCGAACGGCGAGGTGGACCGACTGGAGACACTGACCGGCCTGCCGGTGCGGGATACACCCCGCCTTCCGACTGAGCCTCGCCCACACCCTGTCGCCGACTGCTACGTCGTCGCCCCGGCAAGTGCGAACTACGTCGCCAAGCTAGCGACGGGCATCGCCGACAGCCAAGCCCTGACACAGGTGGGCGAAGCGCTTGGCACGATCGGCGTTCCGGTGGTGGTGTTCCCTCGGATCAACGCTGCGCATGCGCGGCACCCGGCGTGGGAGCGGCACATCGAGACGCTGGGGAAAGCAGGCGTGGAGCTGATCTACGGGGCTGACATCTGGCCACTCGACGAACCGCGCCGGGGCCCAGCAGATCAAGAGCTTCCCTGGACCGCGATCTTGACGTCCGTACACCGGGTAATGGGGAATTGA
- a CDS encoding DEAD/DEAH box helicase family protein, whose product MVELRFQADFLDEVAHRLDLREPNRKAIESVILRTSDHYDVQESSDPFECIVDSATGVGKTYVMAGLMEYLAGAESPARNFLLLAPGRTIRDKSVQNFTPGNPKSLRPVMRSAPYVVTADNFNAPATRVAMDDASVTKLYIFTVQALTTSTGEGRATHVHSENLGASFFERLARLDDLVILADEHHCYRGPAFSRTITDLKPELVVGLTATPVRADEDLVAFRYPLAAAIADELVKTPVMVARRDDRTDTETKLLDGVNLLRYKGAAADAYCTEHELPRVNPVMLVIAGSIEEAREYQDVLDSSSFDAGAWVGTTLLVHSKLKGDEKERALADLQAVEEPDSPVRIIISIGMLKEGWDVKNVYVIASMRASVSAVLTEQTLGRGMRLPFGRYTQVEFLDTLEVLAHEKYGDLLKKRSVLNEAFIDYGTYAHLRRAADGSLEVRQTAIPAPGLVIPATRPSATAQTGDPAASEEFLLSPEPGDLKTAPASTAAAPIVGIVDQESRARQARKDAQSGTIIEYPALPDREPIVIPRLVSVPHPTTVSLNDIDPEDYGPFQRLGRALVTEHSEELRRTKLSASHNWQKAQVRAETARDSIRAALPLDIPLQETRKALIRRVMSAKDVPNRKNELGAAERIVDCVIEAMGDEAQECLSAFLEVCGQRLARQISKTLRDFNPTQIMYTDDVEWLAIDKTRKAQRKQEAGHADGTFDKNLAFNGWQKNLYSHAWFDSSPEFQTAGLIDSSSSVVVWARLHINDVPIQWTTDGRNYNPDFVVIEEIEGKRFGWLVETKSDKDMSAAEVQAKRRAAKKWANTANSSPQVRGVTWKYLLAGEQDVEDAAGLWGRLKEFCG is encoded by the coding sequence CCGCAAGGCCATCGAGTCGGTGATCCTCCGCACCTCCGATCACTACGACGTCCAGGAGAGCTCCGACCCCTTCGAATGCATCGTCGACTCGGCGACCGGTGTCGGAAAGACCTATGTGATGGCCGGGCTCATGGAGTACCTGGCAGGCGCCGAGAGTCCGGCACGGAACTTCCTTCTGCTGGCACCCGGCCGCACCATCCGTGACAAGTCGGTACAGAACTTCACGCCCGGCAACCCCAAGTCACTGCGGCCCGTGATGCGCTCGGCCCCGTACGTCGTCACCGCCGACAATTTCAACGCGCCAGCCACCAGGGTCGCCATGGACGACGCGAGTGTCACCAAGCTATACATCTTCACCGTTCAGGCTCTGACCACGTCCACGGGCGAGGGCCGCGCCACCCATGTCCACTCCGAGAACCTAGGCGCCTCGTTCTTCGAACGCCTCGCCCGTCTCGACGACCTGGTGATCCTCGCCGATGAGCACCACTGCTACCGCGGACCGGCGTTCTCCCGGACCATCACCGACCTCAAGCCGGAACTCGTGGTCGGCCTGACCGCCACACCGGTCAGGGCCGACGAGGACCTGGTCGCATTTAGGTACCCGCTCGCTGCAGCCATCGCGGACGAACTGGTCAAGACCCCGGTGATGGTCGCGCGCCGTGACGACCGCACCGACACGGAGACCAAGCTCCTCGATGGCGTCAACCTTCTGCGGTACAAGGGCGCAGCGGCCGACGCGTACTGCACCGAGCATGAACTGCCGCGCGTCAACCCGGTCATGCTGGTCATCGCCGGGTCTATCGAAGAAGCGAGGGAGTACCAGGACGTCCTTGACTCCAGCTCCTTCGATGCTGGCGCCTGGGTCGGTACGACCTTGCTCGTGCACTCGAAGCTGAAAGGCGACGAAAAGGAGAGAGCCCTCGCTGACCTGCAGGCGGTGGAGGAACCCGACTCGCCCGTGCGGATCATCATCAGCATAGGGATGCTCAAGGAGGGTTGGGATGTCAAGAACGTCTACGTCATCGCATCCATGCGCGCCTCCGTCTCCGCGGTGCTCACCGAGCAAACCCTTGGCCGCGGCATGCGGCTCCCCTTCGGACGCTATACACAGGTGGAGTTCCTCGACACCCTTGAGGTCCTGGCCCACGAGAAGTACGGCGACCTGCTGAAGAAGCGCAGCGTCCTCAACGAGGCGTTCATCGACTACGGCACCTACGCGCATCTACGGCGAGCGGCCGACGGCAGCTTGGAGGTTCGCCAGACGGCCATCCCCGCGCCGGGCCTGGTCATCCCGGCTACACGGCCTTCCGCAACGGCCCAGACCGGAGATCCTGCGGCAAGTGAAGAGTTCTTGTTGTCGCCAGAGCCGGGCGACCTCAAGACAGCTCCGGCATCGACAGCCGCAGCTCCCATCGTCGGGATCGTGGACCAGGAGAGCCGGGCACGCCAGGCGAGGAAGGACGCGCAGTCCGGCACGATCATCGAGTATCCGGCGTTGCCGGACCGGGAGCCGATCGTGATCCCGCGACTCGTGTCCGTACCCCACCCGACAACGGTCAGCCTGAACGATATTGATCCGGAGGACTACGGACCGTTCCAGCGCCTCGGACGGGCATTGGTCACCGAGCACTCCGAGGAGCTGCGCCGCACCAAGCTGTCTGCGAGCCACAACTGGCAAAAGGCCCAGGTCCGCGCGGAGACTGCCCGAGACTCGATAAGGGCCGCTCTGCCTCTGGACATCCCGCTTCAGGAGACCCGCAAGGCACTCATCCGCCGCGTCATGTCGGCCAAGGACGTGCCGAACCGTAAGAACGAACTCGGGGCCGCAGAGAGGATCGTCGACTGCGTCATTGAGGCCATGGGCGACGAGGCTCAAGAGTGCCTGTCGGCCTTCCTCGAGGTATGCGGGCAGCGACTTGCCCGGCAGATCAGCAAGACACTGCGGGACTTCAACCCCACCCAGATCATGTACACCGACGATGTCGAATGGCTGGCAATCGACAAGACCCGTAAAGCGCAGCGGAAACAGGAAGCCGGACACGCAGACGGGACGTTCGACAAGAACCTGGCATTCAACGGATGGCAGAAGAACCTGTACAGCCACGCCTGGTTCGACAGCTCTCCCGAGTTCCAGACGGCCGGTCTGATCGATAGCAGCAGCTCCGTCGTGGTCTGGGCACGCCTTCACATCAACGACGTGCCGATCCAGTGGACCACGGACGGCCGGAACTACAACCCGGACTTCGTCGTCATCGAGGAGATCGAAGGGAAACGCTTCGGCTGGCTCGTAGAGACGAAGAGCGACAAAGACATGTCCGCTGCGGAAGTCCAGGCCAAACGGCGCGCAGCGAAGAAGTGGGCCAATACAGCCAACTCCTCCCCGCAAGTCCGAGGCGTCACGTGGAAGTACCTTCTCGCCGGTGAGCAGGACGTCGAGGACGCGGCTGGGCTGTGGGGGCGGCTGAAGGAGTTCTGCGGATAA
- a CDS encoding GntR family transcriptional regulator has protein sequence MGEIQRPGALYQQVAAEIRSGITTGEYKPGAPLPSEAQLINRYQVSRPTVRKAIAALRAEGLIEVIHGKGSYVRAMPAPAVTIKRTITRSGRTFRTGHQAWQEVEAPSVYRTTTTATTGPLLGLAEGEALFAVDRLLSDPRTDTRALHRVLIPFATAANEAEQLGEAPDTEPEQIYAILAAVGHTLTWDETVSARMPLPDERVTLRIPDATPIVHATRVTLGTDQRPLILEELRAGADRTQLAYRITADSPRALHAL, from the coding sequence ATGGGAGAGATCCAGCGTCCTGGCGCGCTGTACCAGCAGGTCGCCGCCGAAATCCGCAGCGGCATCACGACGGGCGAGTACAAGCCCGGAGCCCCGCTCCCCTCGGAAGCCCAACTCATCAATCGCTACCAGGTCAGCCGCCCGACCGTACGCAAGGCCATTGCTGCCCTCCGTGCGGAGGGGCTGATCGAGGTCATCCATGGCAAGGGCAGCTACGTACGAGCCATGCCCGCCCCGGCAGTCACCATCAAGCGGACCATTACCCGCAGCGGGAGGACGTTCCGCACTGGCCACCAAGCGTGGCAGGAAGTCGAGGCCCCGTCGGTCTACCGCACCACGACCACGGCGACCACCGGCCCGCTCCTCGGACTGGCAGAAGGCGAAGCCCTGTTCGCGGTTGACCGCCTACTGTCCGACCCGCGCACCGACACCCGCGCGCTGCACCGAGTGCTCATCCCGTTCGCCACCGCGGCCAACGAAGCCGAACAGCTCGGCGAAGCCCCGGACACAGAGCCGGAACAGATCTACGCCATCCTCGCGGCAGTTGGTCACACACTCACCTGGGACGAGACCGTCAGCGCCCGCATGCCCTTGCCCGACGAGCGCGTCACGCTCCGGATCCCCGACGCGACCCCCATCGTCCATGCCACCCGCGTCACCCTCGGCACAGACCAACGCCCGCTGATCCTCGAAGAACTCCGCGCCGGCGCCGACCGCACCCAACTCGCCTACCGAATCACCGCCGACAGCCCCCGCGCACTACACGCCCTCTGA
- a CDS encoding recombinase family protein, which produces MTTDDTDQQDEARLRRAIRASQAAGSQRVRSSRADWSGESAAIYCRISHASDDDQTGVDRQEGICREVAERLGLTVAEHQVFVDNNRSAWQRKRKRPGWDALLEEARLGRVRHVLTYHPDRLMRQPRDLEELLQIADDHDITLHGQANRRDLADPDDRFFLRIEVAHSCRSSDDTSRRLIDSMVDRAKDGRPHTGRRRYGYDKTGTEIIPEEAAIVREIFTRYLDGDGPMQLAKELYARGEKTAEGRNWNAPRVRDLLDNRHVTGIRVFRGEEIGDGEWPAIIDRGMWLEVKERRTYRAAVWAARGTPGRSHLLRGIVVCTGCGKPMGGAATKYICNHTQRLDIPRCHRAIKAANVEEFVTEAALYLLERLDLTDAPAPSTLSEEDQAAIDADRQELDDLKDMWESQELRTREYREMRKTVEARIAEVERKMIVRPTAEVLDGLVGPDARESWKALEEAENYQRMNAVMRFLFAAVKIKEATKKGRQFDYGRIDIEQNPIWL; this is translated from the coding sequence ATGACGACAGACGACACCGATCAACAAGACGAGGCTCGCTTACGGCGAGCGATTCGCGCGAGTCAGGCAGCCGGCAGCCAACGGGTCAGGAGCAGCCGCGCCGACTGGTCAGGAGAGTCCGCGGCGATCTATTGCCGGATCTCCCACGCCAGCGACGACGACCAGACCGGAGTGGACCGGCAGGAAGGAATCTGCCGCGAGGTGGCCGAGCGGCTCGGTCTCACAGTCGCCGAGCACCAGGTCTTCGTGGACAACAACCGTTCGGCATGGCAGCGCAAGCGTAAGCGCCCCGGATGGGATGCGTTGCTCGAAGAGGCCAGGCTGGGACGCGTTCGTCACGTCCTCACCTACCACCCCGACCGCCTCATGCGTCAACCGCGCGATCTGGAAGAGCTGTTGCAGATCGCGGACGATCACGACATCACGCTTCACGGCCAGGCGAACCGGCGCGATCTGGCGGACCCCGATGACCGGTTCTTCCTGCGGATCGAGGTGGCCCACTCCTGCCGCTCCAGCGACGACACCTCGCGTCGGCTCATCGATTCCATGGTGGACCGGGCCAAGGACGGAAGGCCCCACACCGGCCGACGCCGCTACGGCTACGACAAGACCGGCACCGAGATCATCCCCGAAGAGGCTGCCATCGTGCGGGAGATCTTCACTCGCTACCTGGACGGGGACGGCCCGATGCAGCTGGCGAAGGAGCTGTACGCGCGCGGAGAGAAGACCGCCGAAGGACGAAATTGGAACGCGCCCCGGGTACGCGATCTCCTCGACAACCGCCATGTCACGGGCATTCGCGTGTTCCGAGGCGAAGAGATCGGCGACGGCGAATGGCCGGCGATCATCGATCGTGGCATGTGGCTGGAGGTCAAGGAGCGGCGCACCTACCGGGCGGCGGTGTGGGCAGCCAGGGGCACGCCCGGCAGGTCTCACCTCCTGCGCGGCATCGTGGTCTGTACCGGATGTGGCAAGCCGATGGGCGGTGCGGCGACGAAGTACATCTGCAACCACACCCAACGGCTCGACATCCCCCGCTGTCATCGTGCGATCAAGGCCGCCAATGTCGAGGAGTTCGTCACCGAGGCCGCGCTCTACCTGCTGGAGCGCCTTGACCTCACTGATGCCCCGGCGCCTTCAACTCTCTCCGAAGAAGACCAAGCGGCGATCGATGCGGACCGGCAGGAACTCGATGATCTGAAGGACATGTGGGAGAGCCAGGAACTGAGGACGCGGGAGTACCGCGAGATGCGGAAAACGGTCGAGGCCCGCATCGCGGAAGTAGAACGAAAGATGATTGTCCGGCCGACTGCGGAAGTCCTGGACGGCTTGGTCGGTCCTGACGCTCGGGAGAGTTGGAAGGCGCTTGAGGAGGCGGAGAACTACCAGCGCATGAACGCCGTGATGCGGTTCCTGTTCGCCGCCGTCAAGATCAAAGAAGCGACGAAGAAGGGCCGCCAGTTCGACTACGGCAGGATCGACATAGAGCAGAACCCGATCTGGCTCTGA
- a CDS encoding FtsK/SpoIIIE domain-containing protein yields the protein MNSILLAFALALLAWLLLVGKELQQRRPDWHWYVTGYPRTALRVVFTWSKVAYVNGLTVSPKPTRRILGDLAVRGEPLRPRAPRCSFPRLTPNGLELLVRLRAGQTPTPFVAAADAFAHAWRMHAVRVASPERGVVLITATATDPLEHPGRPAVPESAVLLSVVVGALETGRAWVMDFRRVPHWLIVGATQSGKSTLIARLVTQLAPQPVALVGIDCKGGMELGLVEQRLSALATSRSDAVIVLGALVTNMQERMRLCRAAGARSIWDLNEKVRPVPVVVIVDELAELYLTNGSKEQRAEAEQCSTYLLRLAQLGAALGVHLVVAGQRVGSDLGPGVTALPAQLSGRICHRVNDPGTAEMALGDLNKDAVAVAQSISEAEQGVAVTVGDMGSWVRARSRLTTSDEVQETATECAELTPCLPYLANAVKSVPAHE from the coding sequence ATGAATTCGATCCTGCTCGCGTTCGCCCTCGCCTTACTGGCGTGGTTGCTACTCGTCGGCAAGGAACTGCAACAGCGGCGGCCAGACTGGCACTGGTACGTCACCGGCTACCCCCGTACTGCTCTGCGCGTGGTGTTCACCTGGTCCAAGGTGGCTTACGTCAACGGCCTCACGGTCTCTCCCAAGCCCACCCGCCGTATCTTGGGGGACCTGGCAGTCAGGGGCGAGCCACTGCGGCCCCGGGCCCCGCGCTGCTCGTTCCCCCGGCTCACCCCGAACGGTCTGGAACTCCTGGTGCGGTTACGCGCCGGGCAGACCCCGACCCCGTTCGTGGCTGCGGCAGACGCATTCGCGCACGCCTGGCGCATGCACGCCGTACGGGTCGCCTCGCCGGAACGCGGTGTCGTACTGATCACAGCCACGGCCACCGATCCACTGGAACATCCCGGCCGTCCTGCTGTGCCGGAGTCCGCCGTACTGCTGTCGGTGGTCGTGGGTGCGCTGGAGACAGGTCGTGCATGGGTGATGGACTTCCGGCGTGTGCCGCACTGGCTGATCGTCGGTGCCACGCAGTCCGGTAAGTCCACGCTGATCGCGCGGCTGGTCACGCAGCTCGCCCCGCAACCGGTCGCCCTGGTCGGCATCGACTGCAAGGGCGGCATGGAACTCGGGCTGGTCGAACAACGGCTCTCCGCCCTGGCCACCTCCCGTAGTGATGCGGTCATCGTCCTCGGCGCGCTGGTCACCAACATGCAGGAGCGCATGAGGCTCTGCCGCGCTGCCGGTGCCCGGTCGATATGGGACCTGAACGAGAAAGTACGGCCGGTGCCGGTAGTCGTGATCGTTGATGAACTGGCAGAGCTGTACCTGACCAACGGCAGCAAGGAACAGCGAGCAGAGGCTGAGCAGTGCTCGACCTACCTCCTGAGGCTGGCACAGCTCGGCGCGGCCCTCGGCGTCCACCTGGTAGTGGCCGGCCAGCGGGTCGGCTCCGACCTCGGTCCCGGAGTCACCGCGCTCCCTGCCCAGTTGAGCGGCCGGATCTGCCACCGCGTCAACGATCCCGGGACCGCAGAAATGGCGCTCGGTGATCTCAACAAGGATGCCGTCGCGGTCGCTCAGTCGATCAGTGAGGCAGAACAAGGCGTCGCGGTGACCGTCGGCGACATGGGCAGCTGGGTCCGTGCCCGGTCACGGCTCACCACGTCCGACGAAGTGCAGGAAACAGCGACGGAGTGCGCGGAGCTGACTCCGTGCCTGCCGTACCTGGCGAACGCGGTGAAAAGCGTTCCGGCGCATGAGTGA